The Candidatus Edwardsbacteria bacterium genome includes the window CATCAACAACATCGTCTCGGCCAGCACCGCCTCATCGTCCACTATCAGGATGTTCTTCATATCAATCTCCGTTTTTCAATGAGAATGTTTTTGAGCTGATGCCGTAATCCCTCAGCTTAAGCTGCATATTCTGGCGGGCCATGCCGGCCATGGCCGCGGCCTTGGTGACATTCCCCCCGGTGATCCTGAGCAGCCCCTCGACGTATTGTTTTTCGAAGATGTCCCGGGCCTCCTTCATGGTCCGGTCCAGCGGCAATATCACCTGATCCAGCTCCACCGCCTGGTTATGCCGCGGCATATCCCCGATCTTGATTATATTCCCGGGGCATAGCGCCACGGCGTGTTCAACGGCATTCTCCAGCTCCCGGACATTGCCCGGCCAGTTGTGGCGGGTCAGATATTCGGCGGCCTCGGGACTGAACTGCTTGATCTCCCTGGATTGATCGGCGCAGTGTTTTTTCAAAAAATGGTGCGCTAGCAACAGGATGTCCTCGGGCCTTTCCCTCAGGGACGGCAGGTTTATCTGAATGACGTTCAGGCGGTAGAAAAGATCCTGCCGAAAAACGCCCTTCTTGACCTCCTGGTCCAGGTCCTGATTGGCGGCGGCCAGCACCCTGACGTCAACCTCCACCGGGGAGGTGGCCCCCACCGGATAGAACACCCCCTCCTGCAGGACCCTTAAAAGTTTGACCTGGGTGCTGAGCGGCATGGTGGCCACCTCGTCCAGGAATATGGTTCCCTTGTCGGCCACCTGGAAAAGCCCCTGTTTGGAGGAGGCCGCTCCGGTGAAGGCCCCCTTGGCATGGCCGAAAAGCTCCGACTCCAGCAGGGTCTCCGGAATGCCCCCGCAGTTCAGGGGCACAAAGCGGCCGCCCTTCCGGCTGCTGTTGAAGTGGATGGCCTTGGCCACCAGCTCCTTTCCGGTGCCGGACTCGCCCTGGATCAGCACCGTGGTGCTGGTGTCGGCGATCTTGCGGATCATCTCGAAGATGTCCATCATTTTTTTGCTCTTGGCGATGATATTATCGAATCCGTAGCGCTGGTCCAGGGTCTGCTGCAGGTAACGGTTCTGGTCCAGCAATTTTTTCCTCTCCGCCCCCTGCCTGATGGCCAGCAGCACATTCTCGGCATGCAGGGGTTTCTCCAAGTAGTCGTAGGCCCCGGCCTTGATGGCCTTGACCGCGCTCTCCACCGTGGCATGCCCGGTGATCATGAGCAGGGAAGTCTCCAGCGACAATTCCCGGAGATGGGGGATCAGCTCCAGGCCGGAGATATCCGGCAGATGCATATCCAGCAATACTACATCGTAATCGCCTTCGGCCATGGCTTTCAGTCCCGAATTGCCGTCCGGCACCACCTGGATCTGATACCCGGCATTGGAGATTATCTGGCTGAGGATCTCCCGGATGGGCTCCTCATCGTCTATCACCAGCACCCGGATATCCGGCAGTTTGTTCATGGTTCCCTCAAAATATTATGATATATGCTTTAATGACGTTGGGTAAAGTTCATCTCAAATTCGGTGCCCCGGTCCGGACTGCTTTTAACCTGAAGGCGGCAATTATTCTCCTCCAGCAGTTTGCGGGCCAGATTTAAGGACAGATCCCGCCCCGGCTCCCAGGACATCTGGGCCGTCTCCATCAGCCCGGCCAGTTCCGCCTGGTCGATCACCAGCGAAGGGCTGTGCATGGTTATCGCCATCTCATCATCCTGATGTTTGACGGCGATCTTAAGGTCGCCCCCCTTGTCCAGTTTCTTGCTTTGAAAAACCATCAGACCCACCAGCGCCTGCTGGATCTGCCCCTGATTGACCATCACCGGTTTTTCGTACTCGCCGTTGTTGACCTCCAGCTTAACCTTCTTTCCGGCCAGGTAATAATTGACTAGCCCCGCCGCTTTTTTGACGATGTCCGATAACAGGGCGGTGCTTTTGGTGTCCGAGGAACCCCTGCTATACAGCGACAGGTTCTCCAATATCATATTGAGGCGCTCCACCGATTTGGAGATGCTTGCCAGCGCCTTCTGGAGTTTGTCGTCGCTGGCGATGCACATCCCTAAATATTCCACTCCCAGGGTGATGGCCGACAGGGGATTTTTCATCTCATGCACCAGGCTGGAGGAGATCTCCCCCAGAACAGCGTATTTATAGGAATCCAGCAGGTCGGCCCGCTGGGCCTCCAGCTGTTCCATCCTTTCCTTTAAGCTGTTCATCAGCTCCAGGTTCTGTAGCGCCAGTGAAACATTCTTTGCCAGCAGGGCCAGCCCGGTGCGCTGGTCCGGGGTCAGTTCTCCCTCCATCGGCTTCAGATAGATCATCCCGTGCTTGGTGCCCTTGGATTCCAGCGAGGCCTGGAGGGCGTACAGTTCGTAATCATCCTTCCATTCCGGGTTGCTCTTTTGGGTGCCGTCATTCAGTTTTATTTTAATTCCGGCATTCCCGATTATATGGTTAAGCGACTGCAGGGCGATGTTCAGCAGTTTCTCGCGGTCGGGGCTTCCCATGAACAGATCGTAGATCTGGTAAAGGGCCAGGTCCCTCTTCAAAAGGCGGTTTTCCCGGCCCAGCTGCCGCGCCTGCCAGGACCTATCAAGCTTAAGCTTTAAGGTCTCCAACTTGAACGGCTTCTGGATGTAATCGGCCGCCCCCAGCTGAAGGGCCTCCACCGCCGACTCGACGGAGCCGTAGCCGGTAATGATCAGGACCACCAGTTCCGGGTCCAGCTTCTTGCTCTCTTTTAACAGCCAGACGCCGTCCTGATCGGCCAAATTCAAATCGGTCACCAAAATATCCCAGGGTTCTTTCAGCAAGCCCTGCCGGATCATCTCCAAACCCTGGGCGCCGCCGCCGGTTGATTTTACCTGGCAGCCCAAAGACAGCAGGCCAGCGGTTAAAAAATCCCTCAGTTGCTCCTCGTCATCCACTACCAGGATTTTTAATTTATCGTCGGACATTTGATCTCTCCATTAAGGAAGTTAATTATATCTATGTCGGATAATTCATGGTAGCACCATAACCCTGGCCTGTCAATACGCTGACATTAATATATTTATTGTCATCCACTAAGACTGATTTTAGCATTATTGTTGCAGTAACTGACAAAACATAGTGCCAGTGTAATAATAAATATGCATTTACTATGCCTTAATATTTACTTTAGTCTAACCTGTTGTAAACAAAGAGGTAGCTAATTATCACAGATTTCGACAATAATAAAAAAGTGTCATACCTATATGACTATTGTCACATAAACATGACATATTGTGCAAATTTTCTTATTTTTTACCCTAAATTAAGGCTATGAATGCTATCTTCCGAATTCCATTCCTGCCGAAACGCTCGCCCCAAATCCTTTGGAATTATAGCCGGGAAACCCCAGGCTGGTGGCTGCCGCATCCAATCTGACAAAGCCCAGTTTCAACCCGCCGCCGGCGCTGTAGGCAATGGTCCGGTTATCCAATACGGCCAGT containing:
- a CDS encoding sigma-54 dependent transcriptional regulator; translated protein: MNKLPDIRVLVIDDEEPIREILSQIISNAGYQIQVVPDGNSGLKAMAEGDYDVVLLDMHLPDISGLELIPHLRELSLETSLLMITGHATVESAVKAIKAGAYDYLEKPLHAENVLLAIRQGAERKKLLDQNRYLQQTLDQRYGFDNIIAKSKKMMDIFEMIRKIADTSTTVLIQGESGTGKELVAKAIHFNSSRKGGRFVPLNCGGIPETLLESELFGHAKGAFTGAASSKQGLFQVADKGTIFLDEVATMPLSTQVKLLRVLQEGVFYPVGATSPVEVDVRVLAAANQDLDQEVKKGVFRQDLFYRLNVIQINLPSLRERPEDILLLAHHFLKKHCADQSREIKQFSPEAAEYLTRHNWPGNVRELENAVEHAVALCPGNIIKIGDMPRHNQAVELDQVILPLDRTMKEARDIFEKQYVEGLLRITGGNVTKAAAMAGMARQNMQLKLRDYGISSKTFSLKNGD
- a CDS encoding response regulator, with the protein product MSDDKLKILVVDDEEQLRDFLTAGLLSLGCQVKSTGGGAQGLEMIRQGLLKEPWDILVTDLNLADQDGVWLLKESKKLDPELVVLIITGYGSVESAVEALQLGAADYIQKPFKLETLKLKLDRSWQARQLGRENRLLKRDLALYQIYDLFMGSPDREKLLNIALQSLNHIIGNAGIKIKLNDGTQKSNPEWKDDYELYALQASLESKGTKHGMIYLKPMEGELTPDQRTGLALLAKNVSLALQNLELMNSLKERMEQLEAQRADLLDSYKYAVLGEISSSLVHEMKNPLSAITLGVEYLGMCIASDDKLQKALASISKSVERLNMILENLSLYSRGSSDTKSTALLSDIVKKAAGLVNYYLAGKKVKLEVNNGEYEKPVMVNQGQIQQALVGLMVFQSKKLDKGGDLKIAVKHQDDEMAITMHSPSLVIDQAELAGLMETAQMSWEPGRDLSLNLARKLLEENNCRLQVKSSPDRGTEFEMNFTQRH